The following are encoded together in the Pirellulales bacterium genome:
- a CDS encoding type II secretion system protein GspD produces MLGSYVVFAQQSEEVISTNPPPTAKGQTGPPRPNTVAPQTRSGVSPAASGGRAAKPRQALPATTIKDTEDLAVALERTGDLNLHGLSLNAALFTIGEQWNINIVAGDLQGNVNGSFKQAPLREILDAILLSNGYNYRAVGKSLVISSVNELGQVNPFFQSATIPVQHADIDEVVEGVKLLVTPKGQVRALKSARSIVVLDFPDRIRMIRDFVSTLENAGSGRFPSAENRDGTPMEVGYFRTQHIPAKTAETALSAVMSKEGRVAVLEKEDKLLVTDYAENLTMVEKVLARVDRPRPQVRIVALMYDISLQDLEAIGFNWRPKIKGRIDSNGDAQTQFDVDSVTTVPFGTGAVGNTLTFLNLSRNFDITTVARLVQTAKDARLLADPNVCVSDNEEAVLKKVSEIPYQQLTETQQGGSIGTTAFKEAGITLTVKPKISAEGVIRMEVKPEISRLTGFTPNDNQPIIDTSSAQTTLTVANRQTVVIGGLRNRQDVGEFTGLPYLKDLKVIGRLFRSRDTDVRESELVVFIMPEIISYADEPTYRQKAAAETIGCRLDQIPEAEGCPPCCRRLPMNPIYGCDNCDNPSDTVNPATGPTFVPSTMGGPAIDEPAVGERASAGSAPTQDSFYAPDPNDSNSDSKGNSTEPLPAPPSLELPGPLSAHQIPTAEFQFGVAGRSEHVRSLVANGHLRRLPTVTPIESAFIVSRPKKGGLFTESPISQSSLNAPVDTPVETAIRSSAGPPPR; encoded by the coding sequence ATGCTTGGTTCGTATGTCGTATTTGCGCAACAATCGGAAGAAGTGATATCGACGAATCCCCCGCCCACTGCGAAAGGCCAAACCGGCCCTCCTAGACCAAACACCGTTGCACCGCAAACCCGCAGCGGCGTTTCACCAGCAGCGTCCGGCGGCAGAGCCGCCAAGCCTCGGCAAGCACTTCCTGCGACAACGATTAAAGACACAGAAGACCTGGCCGTCGCCTTAGAGCGGACCGGCGACTTGAACCTGCATGGGTTATCGCTCAATGCGGCACTGTTCACGATTGGTGAGCAGTGGAACATCAACATCGTCGCGGGCGATTTGCAGGGAAACGTGAACGGTTCATTCAAGCAAGCGCCGCTTCGCGAAATCCTCGACGCGATCCTGCTCTCCAACGGCTACAACTATCGGGCCGTCGGCAAGAGCCTGGTGATCAGTTCCGTCAACGAGTTGGGCCAGGTGAATCCGTTCTTTCAGTCGGCGACGATTCCCGTTCAACACGCTGACATCGACGAAGTTGTTGAAGGCGTCAAGTTGCTGGTGACGCCGAAGGGGCAGGTGCGGGCGCTAAAATCGGCGCGCAGCATCGTCGTGCTCGATTTCCCGGATCGCATCAGAATGATTCGCGATTTCGTGTCGACCCTGGAAAACGCCGGCAGCGGCCGCTTTCCCTCGGCCGAGAACCGCGACGGCACGCCCATGGAGGTCGGCTACTTCCGCACCCAACACATTCCAGCGAAAACAGCGGAAACGGCGCTCAGTGCGGTCATGAGCAAAGAGGGCCGCGTTGCCGTTCTCGAAAAAGAAGACAAGCTGCTCGTTACGGATTACGCCGAGAACTTGACCATGGTCGAGAAGGTGCTCGCCCGCGTCGACCGTCCGCGGCCACAGGTGAGGATCGTGGCGCTTATGTACGATATCAGCCTGCAAGACCTGGAAGCGATCGGGTTCAATTGGCGGCCCAAGATCAAGGGTCGCATCGATAGCAACGGTGACGCTCAAACCCAGTTTGACGTCGATTCCGTAACGACGGTTCCGTTTGGCACTGGGGCCGTTGGCAACACGCTGACCTTTTTGAATCTGAGCCGGAACTTCGATATCACCACTGTTGCCCGACTGGTTCAAACAGCAAAAGATGCCCGGCTGCTTGCCGACCCAAATGTTTGCGTTTCCGACAACGAAGAAGCGGTGCTGAAAAAAGTCTCCGAAATACCCTATCAGCAACTCACGGAAACCCAACAGGGTGGTTCAATTGGTACGACGGCCTTCAAAGAGGCCGGCATCACGCTCACCGTGAAGCCGAAGATTTCCGCGGAAGGTGTTATCCGCATGGAGGTGAAACCGGAGATCAGCCGTCTCACCGGCTTCACGCCGAACGACAACCAACCGATCATCGATACTAGCTCAGCCCAAACGACACTGACCGTCGCCAATCGCCAGACTGTCGTTATCGGCGGCTTGCGGAACCGACAAGACGTCGGCGAATTTACTGGTCTGCCATACCTCAAGGACCTAAAGGTTATTGGTCGATTGTTCCGGTCGCGCGACACCGACGTTCGTGAAAGCGAGCTCGTGGTCTTCATTATGCCGGAGATTATCTCGTATGCCGATGAGCCAACCTACCGGCAGAAGGCCGCTGCCGAGACTATCGGTTGCCGGCTTGACCAAATTCCAGAGGCCGAAGGCTGCCCTCCTTGCTGCCGTCGACTGCCAATGAACCCCATCTATGGCTGCGACAATTGCGACAACCCCAGTGATACGGTGAACCCGGCGACGGGTCCCACATTCGTGCCGTCAACGATGGGCGGCCCCGCTATTGATGAACCTGCCGTCGGCGAGCGTGCTTCCGCAGGCAGCGCACCCACGCAAGACAGCTTCTATGCGCCCGATCCAAATGACAGCAATTCTGATAGCAAAGGCAATTCCACTGAACCACTTCCCGCGCCCCCGAGTCTTGAGCTGCCAGGGCCGCTGTCAGCGCATCAGATTCCGACGGCCGAGTTCCAATTTGGCGTCGCAGGTCGCAGCGAACATGTCCGCTCCCTAGTGGCAAATGGTCACCTGCGCCGTCTGCCGACAGTGACTCCCATCGAGTCCGCCTTTATCGTGTCGCGGCCAAAGAAGGGCGGCCTTTTCACGGAATCACCGATTTCCCAATCCAGCCTGAACGCACCGGTGGACACACCGGTCGAAACGGCCATTCGGAGTTCTGCTGGGCCGCCGCCGCGATAG